The Natranaerovirga hydrolytica genome contains the following window.
TTTTAAATAATATACAAAGGTAATATTGAATAAGAGTAGCGAAAAAGAGAAAACTAGAAATATATTTGATTAAATCGTAGGATAGAAATTGAAAAATGACTTAAAAATTGTGCATTACATACAAAACAAGTTGTGAGTTATATATAAAACTAATGAATAAGTGAATTTATATAGAGAAATAATGTTGACATTTACATACTTGTATGGTAGTATAGTTGTGCACAGAGAAATAAATATTATTGAAAATCTTGTTTAATAATCAAAGGTTTGTATCATAATAATATAAATTAATGATACAACCAATTACAAGAATTTATCAATTAGGGATGTAAAAAAAAGGAGGATAAGTATGAAAAAATTATTAGCTTTAGTAACAACAATGTCTTTATTAATGGTTTTATTAGCAGGTTGTGGTTCAGATTCATCTAATGGTGGTTCTGGTACTTCAAATGGTTCAGGTGGTTCAGATGATACAGGAGTGGCAGAGGAAAGTGTATCATTAAGATTAGCTCATACTCTAAATGAGCAACATACAGCTCATTTAGCATTAGTAGAATTTGCTAGATTAGTTGAAGAAAGATCAGAGGGTTCAATAGATATATCTATTTTCCCGAATGGACAATTAGGTTCGGAAGATCAAGTATTAGAACAATTACAAGCAGGATCTGTAGCGATGACTAGAGTGTCTGCAGCAGCATTAACATCATATGCAGAAGGTTACAACGCCTTTTCACTACCTTATGTATTTGCAGATGCAGATCACTTTCACAAATCTATGGGATCAGAAGCCGTTCAAGAACTATATGAAGATACTTATGACAGAGGATTTATTGGTTTAACTTACTATACATCTGGAGCACGTTCATTCTATACAGTAGACACGCCTGTTCTTCATCCAGATGACTTAAGAGGCTTAAATATTCGTGTTATGGACTTTAGATCTCAAACAGATATGATGAGAGCTCTTGGAGGAACGCCAGTAGGTATGGCTTATTCAGAGATTTATACTTCATTACAAGCAGGTGTTATTGATGGCGCTGAAAGTAATGAAACAGCTTTAACAAATGGACTTCATGGTGAGGTGGCGAAACACTTTTCTTATGATGAACATACTATGATTCCTGATATTTTAGTAATTAGCTCAAGTATTTGGGATACACTTT
Protein-coding sequences here:
- a CDS encoding TRAP transporter substrate-binding protein, translating into MKKLLALVTTMSLLMVLLAGCGSDSSNGGSGTSNGSGGSDDTGVAEESVSLRLAHTLNEQHTAHLALVEFARLVEERSEGSIDISIFPNGQLGSEDQVLEQLQAGSVAMTRVSAAALTSYAEGYNAFSLPYVFADADHFHKSMGSEAVQELYEDTYDRGFIGLTYYTSGARSFYTVDTPVLHPDDLRGLNIRVMDFRSQTDMMRALGGTPVGMAYSEIYTSLQAGVIDGAESNETALTNGLHGEVAKHFSYDEHTMIPDILVISSSIWDTLSENQQAILKEAAEESTEFHLPLWDEAIEEAVTIATEEMGVTFHEVEKGPFREAVAPMVEEYGNNYPDVKELLDAFKELE